In Lycium ferocissimum isolate CSIRO_LF1 chromosome 7, AGI_CSIRO_Lferr_CH_V1, whole genome shotgun sequence, the sequence GTAATCAAAACTACAAAAAACTAATCTGACATTGTAAACAGAGTCTTCAAAGATGAAGATCCCTACTTTTCTTCTACTAATAACTCTTTCACAATTAATCCTAAATCCAATCCTTTCATTGGCTAATTCCGCTTATCCCTCACCTTACGGTATCGAAACGACAACCTCGTATCAATCTACTGATTCCGACAACCTAATTCCTGTCCGTCGTGAAGTTTATGGTAACGGTCGGATTTTCGACATTACCCATCGAATGACACCTGATATGCCTTCATGGGGTTTAGAAGATGGGCTTGGCCAATTCTTGTGGTTGCCTAATAGTATGAAGAATGGGTCACTTGCTAATAACTCTGAGATGAAACTACCCACACATACTGGTACTCATATTGATGCTCCTGGTCATGTTTATGATCATTATTTTGATGCTGGTTTTGATGTGGACACTCTTGACCTCGAAGTTCTTAATGGTAAGAATTAATTTccatctctttttttctccagtAATCGCACATTAGTTTCTTTTAAGCACATAACTGGTAGTAGTATcagggtcgtttggtttgagGATAATTTATGGTGGAATTAGTTGACTTCCTTCTTGTTTAGTAGAAAAAGTAtttgaggggtatttttgtcattttctttattttatccaGGCATAACTATTCccggtattattattattccacCATCTGGCAGGCATCACTTATTACAGGATCCTTAACCAAATAAGGGATAAGGctgtactatttttttttattaaaagattatttaGCTTGTCCagcgtaccaaacgacccccaAGCTGTATTAGATTAACAGGTGAACTGGTATCTCATGGACGAAATTTTGACCTCTTATTTACTTGACTATCTTGTGCATTGGTGTCTCCTTCACGTTAGCTTATAGTCTAGTAACGGTCAATTTGAGGCACATTGTTGCACCTGGATATATGTGTCTTGTGATTAATGGGGCTACGTGTTTGATGAATTTAGATAGCGATATATGGCATGTTATTCTTGGCCTTTACTAGGCTGCAACGTTTGAAAAATTTGTTTTGTTACGAGCTCCTTCGGGAGATTGGTGCTATTAGTGCAACTTGTACTTATTAAATACTTGTAGGGACCCAATTGTCAAGATATCTTTGGAAGCATCCAAGGTATTGAATGTTatccaaaacttttaaaaagaaagcatcTTCTTGAAGAGAAGTCAATGTTTACCTAACGAAAATTTCACAAGGAACTGCTATATCTACTATACTTGACCATATTGATGAAGTCATATGGTTTAGCCCTCTAATTTTCATTGCTAAAGTTCATGCCTTTTTGGGAAAGTAAGATGAGGGCTGTGTATAAGTTGCTAGTATTAGCTGAGTTGCTGGCTGTAAGTACAATATCACTTGCTTTTTCATCACCTAATGATGCATACCCAACTGGATATGGTGATGAACCGGGTTCTTGTGTTGGATCTAGTGATGATTTGAGACCTGTGAGGAGAGAGGTGTATGAAGGTGGACAAATATTTGATATCACACACCAGTTCAATCCTAATACTCCTGTGGGAGATTCTGACGAAGGAATTGGACAGTTTCTTACTCTTTTGTCGAGCATGAAGAATGGCTCTGATTACAACTTTTCTGAATTGAGATTAGGCGTTCATGCTGGCACTCACGTTGATGCACCAGGACACATGTTTGCCGATTACTATGATGCAGGGTTTGATGTTGATTCCCTTGACCTTAGAGTTCTAAATGGTATTAGCCCCAGAAATTCTATCTTTGATGGCATTAAAAACTTCTAATTATATGATAGCTCTTGTGCTTTAGAAAAATGATTACTCATGTGCTTATTTTTAAATACTCATGGCTCTGATTAATTCTACTCATGTCTCTGATTATTTCTACACCGCATGGATTTTACTTGCTCTTTCAAATTGATCAGATATTGGAGACTGGAGATTAGGTCTTAAAAAAACAATCATTGGAAACAGTTTGAGACCTGGTCTAAGAATTAGAATATTTTGAAATCTATTTTCAGTCTTAATTACTTCTTCTGCTCCAGTTTATGAGATACTAATTTCCTTATTTCTCCTTTCCAAAGagaatgacacatttctatatttggaaacatcTAACTATAAACTTCTCATTTTGTATCTCACTATGAACTTCTCATTTTGTATCTCACGATGAACTTCACATTTTGTTCTTAATGAGAAGCTTTTATAGCTGCATAAATGTTAttgcatgtttaagaccacaagtttcaataGTCTTATAACCACAAGTTGAAAAAATCTCctctttttatttaaattccGTGCTGagtcaaactatgtcacataaattgaaacagagggagtatcttTTATCCTCTTTCGATAAAGATTTTATGACTGTGATTCTAGAGTCTAAGGTATTGATATCCTCCCAGATGTCCAAGAGTAGCAGTATAGGTCAGTTTTGTATCTGGCAAACATTTGGTtctaatcaaattaaaaaaagaggaagaagctAGTAAACAACCTCATAGGAAGCCCTGAAACGTAAAGTCAGTTTCTTTGGTGAATCGTTgacccttcaaaaaaaaaaaaaaaatctgtttcTTCTGTGACAGTCCATAGGCCTTATTTATGGTAAAGCTTTTCTCATTGCTGAGAAAAGGGAGAGAAGGAAAGGAAGAGTGTCTGTGTGGGTTGCATGCTGGGAGTTTATTCTTACTGCTACATACATTTATGGTATTCGTGTAAATTGTTTTGATTCTTCAGTAGATACAGTTAGTACCTAGCTTTTCTTGCTTCACGAGGCGTATGTACTCAAATTTGATGCATTTTCTCTGACAGGATTTACGTTGATCCATTCATCTGAGATACACTCACATGATATTgttctttttaatgtttttcaTGGAATAAagaaatttcctttctttgctATCTTCTTTATTGGAAAGATACCTCCTACAAAGATCTTTAacattttgtttttcatttgaCTGGTTGTAGTCCTTTTAAGGGTTTATCATTGATCTAgattctctttccttttcagAGTATGGCTTCCTgtctattttttattaaaattatttcttcactttttttttttttaacagtaaattatttcttcactttttttttttttaacagtaaATTATTTCTTCACTTTTACATACTGCCATACTGCTAATGTTTCTCCCTTTGTTAGTTTTTTAGCAGTTTGTATTAGTGTTTTATCTTTTTACAGTCAGTATTACCCATTTTCATGCATTAACGATGATGTCCTTCACTTGCTTTAACAGGTCCTGCATTGCTAGTTGATGTTCCGAGAGACAAGAACTTAACTGGTAAATCTCCCATCCCCTCTCATGCTGAATGTCTCTAGGATGATAAACTCTCCTATTATTGGATCAATTATTCCACCTTATTGTCTTAAGTAGTTCTCAATTTGCCATCATATCAGTTGACTTGAAATTGTTGAGCTAAAACTTTTGCTCTGTCTTTACCTTgcatacaatatgatatgtgcAACAACTATGAGGAAGAAATACTCTCTGAGATTTGAGTGGCAGACAAGAGTTGTTTGCATAAGTTTATTGGCTATATATGATCatacttttgttttcttttattcagCCGATGTTATGCAATCCTTACATATCCCCAAGGGAGTCAAACGAGTACTTTTCAGGACACTAAACACTGACAGGTAATTTATAGCAGTATCTTAGAACTTTGCTTAAGTTTCATGTTTGTTGTTGATCGAAGTTCCATTCTTCAAGATTTCTCTAAGTTAAATGTagcttctcctttcttttttggttgcTGTATATTATAGTGAAGTTGTTGGAAGTTTTGTCACGTGTCACTGTTAtgttttgtgtttttgtttGCTCTTCTCATTGTTAATAGAATTGGAGTATCTCCAGAATTTACAGATTTTACCAAATGCTCAAGGAATCTGGTTTGTGGTTTTTCATTTGAATGAAAAGTATTCCACTAGCGCCATAACCAAAGTAGCTCGACGGGTAACCAGAAAACTTACATTAGGGGATCCAACTTTAATTATCAGAAATCACCTAGACCCTTTAATATTTTGCAAATACACCCCTACATCATTAAGCTTGATCTTGAGATACCCTTTTAGCGGCTTGCTCAAGACTAACCTCTTTGATAAGTGATGCGTCGacacatttttcaaaattagtGCCGCTTCGAGCAGTTTCCTTCAGGTCAGGTTGTTTATAATTACAAAGATAAACAACAGACatctattaatttttttaatccttACATCTGATTTAGTACTCTGAAGGAAATTTGGCTCTTTGTGAGGTTTCACATCTTTATGTTTGTTACTGTTCTTTCTTTATGGTATTGTACAAAGAGGGTTGTCAAATGTTAAGCGAAGTTCACGCTTTTACTTCTTGTTCAAGTCTAAATTGTCGGCCAATGCAAGGGTTAAGCTTGTGTGGGGTGTGATCAGTTTCTGCCTCTTGGAgcattgtttggattgttgattAAATCCTGAAAGTTGGAAGTGGAAGTTGAAAACCAACTAGAACATAGCAAAAAATTGCCCTTTGACCCTGGACAATGTGCCTATACAAAATGTAGATCTTGGATTACTCTTCCAAAATCTTCAGTAGATAGATTGATGAATTGCGAGAAACATAATGAAACTCACAGCATACCTGtcaaaaaaatagaataaattaaACTAACAGCACATTCTGTATCTGTTCATTTTGTAGATCTATTTGTATCTTCTTTAGTTTACTGTCATACCATGAGCAAGTTGTTACTGGAATGGCTAAACATTTCAAATAGTATCTTAATCCCGTACTCTCCAGACCAAACATCCATGTGGCGCCCATTTGTTGTTTCTCATGCGTTACTCATGCATTACATAGCCTAACCTACTGTTGATGGATTATACAAAATATCTGTCTGTAACTTCTGCGACCTTTTCTCTTGTTCTTTTAGTGGTAAATTCTCTTGCTGGGTAAATTTTTCGCAGCCCTATTGAATGATAAGCAATTAAGGTTTGGCATTTAGTGCAATGAATGAGATGTTCCTTCACAGGTCTTGGTACACTCATTCTTTATGTAGTTGTTGCTCATATTTCAACTAATTCACCTATGAATAATCACTTCGGTATAGAAAGAAGCGTGGATGTTATCAGGTTCCCTTAGGCAACACTTCACATGGAATTTTTAATGATTTGACTTGGATGTACAGTTACAGTCTTACAGTGTCTTGATTGAACTTAATCGAATTTCAGGCGTCTTATGTGGAAAAAGGCATTTGACACAAGCTATGTCGGTTTCATGAAGGATGGAGCGCAGTGGCTAGTGGATAACACTGACATCAAACTTGTTGGTAAGATATTGTTCAATGAGCTATGATGTTTTTGTTTACTGTGTGCTTGAATGTTTGAATGTTGGTTACAGTAGTGTTACTTACCGAAAAAGAATGTCGGTTACAGTAGTGTTCAACTATAAACAGTATACTTCGTGTATTGTTACGCCTCTATGGTCAGAGGattcctcttttttattttatattcttgtGGCACCTTGCTTGATTGACACGGTTGGTATCTCCAACTACTACCTTCTTTGCTTAGTCCTGACTTGGTGTCTACATTTGGTTTCTGCATATAATCCACGTAGCTCATTATTACCTCCTCTTTTATGGTATCTAGAGTAATAAGTGAAAATTTTCCCATAACTTGCACTTTCTTGTGTGCTCCTTACCGGATCTTTGGTGTACATATACTTTGTCAGTTACAAGATAACTCTACATGAATCTCATCAATACTTTATGCTTTGTGTCATGAGTAAGTGGAACATCACGCTTGCAATTCATATAAATGCGTGAACGAGTATCTAATTAATAcagatgcatatatatatttgtattatctTCTCCCTGACTAATATCCGAATTTTCTATTATTGAATATAAGGAACCTGGATTAATTCTACTATCTtgttttatcttgatttttAGTCCGTGTGTATCATGGTTCACGTATTTTTATTATCCTCATTTATTTGTCCATTACTGCCTTCTGTTGACAAATTTCATTGCCCATAATTCATCATAGTTTTCCCATTTGTTGCCCTCAAATTATGAACTCCGTACTTTGACTTTGTCCTAAGAGGCTTCTGTGTCTTACTGTCTTACGGTTGCAGTTCAACTATAGTAAATGAGTGATAATCTAATTCCTGGTTTACCCTTGAGCATTATTGACAGCTAGAAGGATTCATAACTGACATTTGCTTTTCTTTCCAGGAATTGATTACTTATCGGTTGCTGCATTTGATGATTTGCTTCCTTCCCATCATGTTTTCCTGAAAAGCAGGGTAAGTCGTCATATTCGGATTACTGAACCTTTAGTGCCCCCTATGATTCGATACTCATCACGGGAAAATTGTGGATGCCCCTGGGTGGCGTGGGGGTGGGAGATGTGGTTTCAAATGTATATAATGAACATTCTTAGCCTTACCCAAAATTCTGATATTCTGAATTGCCTAATTTCTACTTCTGCTGAGTTTGTATTTCATAGTTCCATGAGAAATGTGGTGATCCAACTCATTGTTTTTTCTAAaggtgaaaaaagaaaaaaacagaaaTGATTGCATATCATTGAGATAGAAAAGCCCTGCTTTCCTATATGGGTGATTCCATTTTCAAGGTTTAGATCAGTTTCCCTACTTGTTTTCCAGGATACTTGTTAGCCTTGTTTAACCTTAGTCCAACCGAATACGGTGAAGGGCCAATAACAAAATGATTCAATGTAATATTTCCTAATTGCTACGTGGTCAGAATTTAGAGTTACCTGTATGGTTGCTTCAAGTAATGAAACTCACAAAAGATGAAATCTGAATTGGAAATAGAGTGGAGGTTAGCTGAacataaacttagaaaaaatttcaaCCTTTTGATGGTTGACCAATGATGTGAACTTAGTTTTCTAGATAGTGAAAGCAAGTTGGATGATTTGTTTTctaaacaaaaatgaaaaaaaagaaaaaaaaaaaaaaaagataattgtaGTCATCTCTGTTCCTTGTTTTGAAAAGATATTAGAATGTGTAGAATTAGTCACTTAATTGACATTTACTTGTTCTGATGCCATTAACAATCCCTTCCCAATCTTATGGTGTTTGAAATATTCCAGGAAATTATTCTTGTAGAAGGGCTGAAGCTGGATGATATAGAAGCTGGCATATACACCGTACACTGTCTGCCCTTAAGGTTGCTTGGTGCGGAGGGATCGCCTATTAGATGTATACTGATTAAGTAATACTGTCCTCGTCTCCGCCTCAACCATAAGGTACTTTTTAAACATGTTAGcttgtatgtttttttttttttttttgatgaataaCATGTTACCTTGTATATTATCTTGTTCAATGTGAAAAACATTTTATATGATCTTGGTTTTGCATGTACTTGAATCCATTCGATCTAATGCTGACTTGACATCCACACAATTCACGGCATGAAATTCATAGCCTTTCCTTCTCTTCTTGGTTATGTGTGTTCAGCGGTACACCCTCTTCTTATTATTTGCTTGGATAAATTGCTGCAGGAAGCACTGGAGATAGTGTTGAATAAGAAAAAGTGCTGCAAGGGAGGACATATTCTCAGAGTAGTTTAGGCTGTAATATTATTAGCTTTTAGGCTGAAAACACATAGCATGAGCAAATAATATGTAGATTTCATGGTATGTCTTATGGTTTTATGGATTGACGGAGAATGATCAACATATTTAGATCAGAGTTATTTTTGTCTTAAGGTGCAAATGATTACGGTCATCATATTGCTTTCTACCTTTCCATCCTTATCCTACTACTGAGGAGTCTTACTATTTTTATCTCCACCCAATAGTTACGAATAAATTCACTTTGAgaggtaaaaaattattctcGAGCGAGAAAAGAcaatttttcttgagttttATGCTATTTGAATGAAAGCTTAAATTGTGGCCTGTGGTGAAATCTTAAAGGGTTAACATTCAATTATATCAAATCTTTcctcttctcttctttgtttcttggGACTCTTCGTAACAATGTCACCAGATATAAATTCTTAACGTAACATAAAGCTTAACCACCAAACATTAGTCTACTGCTGGAAAGTCACTACTTTTTGTTTTGCCGCATAAAAATCACTAAACTATTCACTAATCTATTGAAAGTCACTCTCATCGGAAAATAAAAATTCGGTTAAAATACTTTGCACATTGCTTAAGTGCATGCGACATCACTCGTCTTTGGGTCcgctttaacccaaaaaaaagaaaaaaaagaaaaagaaaaatgagatcCATTTAACCCACATACCCGATCCTaatagcccaaattgaaggacAAAATAGGTTCAAAACCAGAACCCCAAAATTTCCCATACGAGCCGACACTGAAAGCCATGCAGAACTCTGACCTTATTCCTCATGTTCTTTACGTACTAATGAATTTACGCAAACCACTCGTACCAGATTAATGGAGAAGAAAAGTACCGACGACCCTCGCCACCCTCCAAAATAACCCTTCATTAACACTATAAGCTCTTCACAAGTTAACATATTTCTCTCCTTCTGATTGCTTCGTTCGTTGGGTCGATCACATACATGTACGAGTATTAGTAATGGATCTAAGTAATATATATTGACAGTGTAAATGGATTTTCTACCACTATTAGTTTATTTAAACATTGTGGCAGGTAATTTGCTATGTTTTTCAGGTTCTTATCGCACTTTTTTTTATGAATGGTTATCTGTGGTTAAACAACTAGATAGtgtaaaaattcttttataGTACTGTCAATGTACATAAGTTAATTAAACTCATATTATTTCTCCTTAATTGCACATAAACGGATTGCGGAATTCtctttagtttctttttaagCTACTCTAaattaagattcaagaaaagATGTATGTAATGTATAAGACgtgaaaaaaattgaggttgACTTGATAAAAGAAATATGTGAATGATGACATATTAAGAAACATGCAATTATACTAAATACGTTGACATTATGACACGAAACAATATGCTTACTTGTCTCATTCTCAACTACTATAAAAAGGGGCAGTACGCCTTAGCAAATCACATAATTCAATACAATACTAGTATTTCAACAACATATTTACTAAAAGGTTCTCATATTCACAGCTCAATTATTCAAATGGCTCGATCATATGCTCACAATGTTGTGGGTGTTGGGATTTTCTTGGTAATGCTTGTGGCAATAGTAGAGGCCACTCCTCCTGGAATAGCCAATAATCCAAGTCATTCTCATTGCTCTGATGATGAGATCAAACAATGCAAAAATCTTCCACATGTTTGTCCCAAATTCTGTCCCAATGGCTGCATAACTGAGTGTCGTTCTTGCAAGCCTATTTGCATTGATGGCCCACCTCCACCTCCCTATTCCCCTCCTCCATCAACTTCACCTTCACCTCCCTATTCCCCACCTCCCTCAGCATCACCTCCACCTCCCTCAACATCACCTCCATCTCCTCCATCAACATCTCCCAAGAAGTATAAGTGCAAGAACAAGAAATACCCAAGTTGTTATAATCAAGAACATACTTGCCCTAGTTCTTGCCCTACTACTTGTCAAGTTGATTGTGTCTCTTGCAAACCTGTCTGCAGTAAGTTTCTCTTccacatatattttcttttaatgaaTTTGACTTATATACGCTAAAGCACGATTAACTGATATGTTGTCGGAGTCTATAACAAATCGGTGACAACTTGATTTTTTTAGTTGGTATTGACTATTAATTTCTTGGAATACAGGTTGTGACAAGCCGGGAGCAGTTTGCCAAGATCCACGTTTCATTGGTGCAGATGGAATTACTTTTTACTTCCACGGCAAGAAGGACAAAGATTTTTGCTTGGTCTCAGATTCTAATCTCCACATTAATGCCCACTTCATAGGAAAACGAAATGAGAATATGAAGAGAGACTTCACTTGGGTTCAAGCCATCGGTATTTTATATGGTACACACAATATTTCTATTGGAGCACAGAAGACAGCAACATGGGATGAGGCCATCGACCACCTCTCCCTCAACTTTGATGGTGAAACTGTTGTTCTCCCCAACAACCAAGGCGAAAGGTAGTGCTTAATTATATTATGTTTCAATAGGTGTATGCATAAGTCTTGTTTTTAATTAGCAAAACATGTCAAACATTTGATTGATTTGCATAAACATGTCAACTACTTTTTCAAAGCGATAAGTGATCTAAAATACAAAACTGACCGCTTGGTCAGAAAACTGGAACTCAAAACTAAAATTCAGATCACGACTCTAACTGTGATAAAAGTGATTAACTTTTAAATACAAATCAACAAAGTGTCCACCTGGCgtaaatacattttttatttttcgagaTTTGAAGCTCTTGTGTGATCTGATATCCTGTAGAATTATATGACCACCTCATCCAAAAACTTAAGTTGTTTTTGAGTTAATTATACATTATGTCTCAACAGGTGGATGTCTGTATCTGGACCAACAACATACATCACTCGAACCAGCAAGATCAATGAAATTGTAATCGAagttgaaaatattttcaagattacAGCAAAGGTGGTGCCTATTACGGAGAAAGAATCTAGAGTTCATAACTATGGCATAACACAAGACGATTGCTTTGCTCATCTTGAACTTGGATTCAAGTTCTTGTCACTAAGTGATGAAGTGAGTGGTGTTTTGGGGCAAACTTATAGAAGGAACTACGTGAGCAGAGTGAAGATGGGTGCTTTGATGCCTATCATGGGAGGTGACAAAGAGTTTTCAGCTTCAGGACTCTTTAATGCTGATTGCTCTGTTGCTAAGTTTCAAGCAGTAAATGAGAATGTAAGTTCGTTGAACAATTTGGAGCTGCCAAGCTTAAAATGCAACAGTGGAATTCATGGACGTGGAGTTGTCTGCAAGCGCTAGAGTTTCTTGATATAATTGTTgcttgaataattttttttttgattaattgttGCTCGAATAAAGAGTTAACTGGAAAATAAGGTTAGAAACCAAAGAAATGTATCAAAAACTATGTTCAATGGAAATGTACTAAAGTTGGGCAAAAAtaattatgttttcttttttatttggaaAGTTGTACTCTAAATTCATGGGAAAGagcaagaaaagaaataatGGGGTGAGAGAGGCTCGAACTCTCGACCTCAGGATAACTCAGAAGCTATGAGACCTACGCGCTAGCCAACTGCGCCACCACCCCAGGTGTTCCATCAGCTATGCCTGCTGAATCTAACATTAATCAACTTATATTTTAAACAAAATCAACCATTTAATTAGTTTAGCATTCATATCTAAAATGTAAATTCAAGTAAACATATAAACTAATGaatacttgtttttttttttttttaaacatattcTCGGTAAATCCAAATTATAAtaatttgggtcaaatttgaaatttccatGATCTCGCGTAAATAAAAATTTTACAGTCAAGTCAGGTGGATAATCATTGGAAAAAGGTGTCCACTTAACTTCCATTTAACTCGATCATGGTTCACTGACTTCTTGCTAATAAATCCAAGGAGAGTGgacctttctctttttctttcatttattttgcATGCTAAAGTAGAATGTCTTGCTTAGTAATATGATTACATGTTTGCAGATTTTCTAAGTTAACGTTGGGAACTTGATAAAATATTAGAGTATTTGACTATGAAATATCAAACTCTCTTTGAGACATGCTCAGAAGATCGTGAGAAATGGGTAAATACTCACCTTTTGAACCGTTAATTGAGgtttaggcctcatttgttttcattaagattaagacgtctgaatctgaatgcacatctgaatgattaagatgttgtctctaagtctgaacactgaatgattaagactgtttgtttttcaatatctgaatgtgctagtgtatttatttaaacataataaatatacaattcaaattaaaaagtaactaaatagtagaaaataaatacaaatttaataaaataaaatattatttgataaaaaaaataaaacatttatGTTCACTAGTAATGGTGGAGATGTTTTGTAGTCGTGGTGGGTGGTGAGTAGGGGTGGAGGGGTGAGTGGGTGGTGGGCGGTTGGGGTGAAGGGTGGGAGGTAGTTGGGGTGGGGGAgttggtggggagtgggggtgggaGGTGGGGGTAGTGGGGAGTGGGGTGGGGGAGTTGGTGGGGAGTGGGAGTGGGAGGTGGGGGTAGTGGGGAGTGGGGTAGGGGTTagtggtggggagtgggggtagGGATTGTGGTGGGGAgtgggtggtgtggggtgggATTGAGTTTCGTGGTGGGGTGGAGGTGGTAGGGAGTGGAGGGTGGTTGGGTGGTGGGGTTGTAGTGGagagtgggtgggggtgggggtggggttggggttggggttgggtTTGAACTGGTGATAAAAATGTTCCAtacaaaaatacctcttaattATAGTAAGATCttgttcaagatcttaatgattaagcaCTATTCGGTCGTTAAGTCTAAGAtcttaatgcaaacaaatgcacttaatgggcaagatctgaaccattcagattcagacctccagtaagtgcaaacaaatgaggccttagtcggcattttaaaattaaggaaattttaattactttttaacGCGAAAATATACTTTCGGGCTTAACTTAAAATATAAGGACTCTTTGTAACAAACCTGATATTAATAATCTGAAAGATAAAATAGTAACATGCTATAATCGATTAGACTGCACAATAAAATGTCATTTCTTTTTACAATAGCATTGTACTTATAtaacaaattttttaattaatattgtaCAAGATCGAGTAGCAGCTTACTGCTTACCCTTGATATTGATCTTCCCTTGCCTTTTGCTGAGATAGAGAAGTAGTAATTAAGGTCTCTTTTTCGTGATGCGTATTCCATTTTAGTACGTCACttct encodes:
- the LOC132064862 gene encoding cyclase-like protein 2 isoform X1, with translation MPFWESKMRAVYKLLVLAELLAVSTISLAFSSPNDAYPTGYGDEPGSCVGSSDDLRPVRREVYEGGQIFDITHQFNPNTPVGDSDEGIGQFLTLLSSMKNGSDYNFSELRLGVHAGTHVDAPGHMFADYYDAGFDVDSLDLRVLNGPALLVDVPRDKNLTADVMQSLHIPKGVKRVLFRTLNTDRRLMWKKAFDTSYVGFMKDGAQWLVDNTDIKLVGIDYLSVAAFDDLLPSHHVFLKSREIILVEGLKLDDIEAGIYTVHCLPLRLLGAEGSPIRCILIK
- the LOC132064859 gene encoding uncharacterized protein LOC132064859 — encoded protein: MTRNNMLTCLILNYYKKGQYALANHIIQYNTSISTTYLLKGSHIHSSIIQMARSYAHNVVGVGIFLVMLVAIVEATPPGIANNPSHSHCSDDEIKQCKNLPHVCPKFCPNGCITECRSCKPICIDGPPPPPYSPPPSTSPSPPYSPPPSASPPPPSTSPPSPPSTSPKKYKCKNKKYPSCYNQEHTCPSSCPTTCQVDCVSCKPVCSCDKPGAVCQDPRFIGADGITFYFHGKKDKDFCLVSDSNLHINAHFIGKRNENMKRDFTWVQAIGILYGTHNISIGAQKTATWDEAIDHLSLNFDGETVVLPNNQGERWMSVSGPTTYITRTSKINEIVIEVENIFKITAKVVPITEKESRVHNYGITQDDCFAHLELGFKFLSLSDEVSGVLGQTYRRNYVSRVKMGALMPIMGGDKEFSASGLFNADCSVAKFQAVNENVSSLNNLELPSLKCNSGIHGRGVVCKR
- the LOC132064862 gene encoding cyclase-like protein 2 isoform X2, producing MKIPTFLLLITLSQLILNPILSLANSAYPSPYGIETTTSYQSTDSDNLIPVRREVYGNGRIFDITHRMTPDMPSWGLEDGLGQFLWLPNSMKNGSLANNSEMKLPTHTGTHIDAPGHVYDHYFDAGFDVDTLDLEVLNGPALLVDVPRDKNLTADVMQSLHIPKGVKRVLFRTLNTDRRLMWKKAFDTSYVGFMKDGAQWLVDNTDIKLVGIDYLSVAAFDDLLPSHHVFLKSREIILVEGLKLDDIEAGIYTVHCLPLRLLGAEGSPIRCILIK